A stretch of Cyanobacterium sp. HL-69 DNA encodes these proteins:
- the tig gene encoding trigger factor tig — protein MKITQEKLPASQIGLEIEIPAETSKKTYEKVITQIARTTNIPGFRQGKVPRPILLQRLGHDRIKAAVLEELIQDSLKTAIEQESIESLGNYSLRSEFEELVNNYQPGNAFVFKAAVDVPPEVTLGQYQGLKVQAEEIKYDPEAVNGLIEEQRQRLATLVPVEDRAAQMGDTAIVDFEGRKPAENEGEEGELIEGTKAEEFQVELAEGKFIPGFVEGIVGMNIDESKKLDLTFPEDYPQKELASQPVIFSITLKDLKEKELPEVDDEFVKEVSEFETVAELRESLEKQYQEKAENDTKLNIQGALVDELLKHTTIEIPETMMEEEVQNLLMQTANEIQRMGVDVNQFFTREMVGKMRETARPEASKNLHTNLIIEKIAEQESITLTEEEISEKIAEVTKEMNSSEIDQNKLQKFVKNDLLSDKVLTFLQEKNEVELVPEGSLTPEEGEATSEGEVEQVSAE, from the coding sequence ATGAAAATTACTCAGGAAAAACTTCCTGCTAGTCAAATCGGTTTAGAAATCGAAATCCCAGCAGAAACCTCCAAAAAAACCTATGAGAAAGTAATTACACAAATTGCCAGAACTACCAATATCCCTGGTTTTCGTCAAGGTAAAGTTCCCCGTCCTATTCTGTTACAACGTTTAGGTCACGATAGAATTAAGGCGGCGGTATTGGAGGAGTTAATTCAGGATAGCCTAAAAACAGCCATTGAACAAGAGTCCATCGAGTCTTTGGGTAACTATTCTTTACGCTCTGAATTTGAGGAGTTAGTTAATAATTATCAACCTGGAAATGCCTTTGTATTTAAAGCCGCCGTTGATGTTCCCCCCGAGGTTACTTTAGGTCAATATCAGGGCTTAAAGGTTCAAGCAGAAGAAATAAAGTATGATCCTGAAGCTGTTAATGGTCTAATTGAGGAGCAAAGACAGCGTTTAGCTACCCTTGTACCTGTGGAAGACAGAGCGGCTCAAATGGGCGACACTGCGATCGTTGATTTTGAAGGTCGTAAACCTGCTGAAAATGAAGGGGAAGAAGGTGAATTGATTGAAGGGACTAAGGCTGAGGAGTTCCAAGTTGAGTTAGCCGAAGGCAAGTTTATCCCCGGTTTTGTAGAAGGCATCGTGGGAATGAATATTGATGAGAGCAAAAAACTTGATCTAACTTTCCCTGAAGATTATCCTCAAAAAGAATTGGCTAGTCAACCTGTAATTTTCTCTATCACTCTCAAGGATTTGAAGGAGAAGGAATTACCTGAAGTGGATGATGAGTTTGTGAAAGAGGTTAGCGAATTTGAAACCGTTGCCGAGTTACGGGAATCTTTGGAAAAGCAGTATCAGGAAAAGGCTGAAAATGATACTAAGCTAAATATTCAAGGGGCTTTGGTGGATGAGCTTTTAAAACATACTACCATCGAAATTCCTGAGACAATGATGGAGGAGGAAGTACAAAACCTCTTGATGCAAACTGCCAATGAAATTCAGCGTATGGGGGTTGATGTTAATCAATTCTTTACCAGAGAAATGGTTGGTAAAATGCGTGAAACTGCCCGTCCTGAAGCGAGTAAGAATCTCCATACTAATCTCATCATTGAAAAGATTGCGGAGCAAGAATCTATTACTCTGACTGAGGAAGAAATTAGCGAGAAAATCGCTGAGGTTACTAAAGAGATGAACTCCAGTGAAATTGATCAAAACAAGTTACAGAAGTTTGTGAAAAATGATCTTTTATCCGACAAGGTTTTGACTTTTTTACAAGAAAAAAATGAGGTTGAGTTGGTGCCTGAAGGTAGTTTGACTCCCGAGGAAGGGGAAGCAACCTCGGAAGGTGAAGTTGAGCAAGTGAGCGCTGAATAA
- the queF2 gene encoding 7-cyano-7-deazaguanine reductase QueF2, whose amino-acid sequence MAEDKKEMMYGERAIAEGSLITFPNPRPGRVYNVSVTLPEFTCKCPFSGYPDFATIYINYSPDQKVVELKAIKLYINNYRDRYISHEECINQILDDFVEACDPLYMSVKGDFYPRGNVHTVIEVEHKKNPQ is encoded by the coding sequence ATGGCTGAAGATAAAAAAGAAATGATGTATGGGGAAAGGGCGATCGCCGAGGGATCCTTGATTACATTTCCCAATCCTCGTCCTGGTAGGGTTTACAACGTCAGCGTGACGTTACCAGAGTTTACTTGTAAATGTCCTTTTTCTGGTTATCCAGATTTTGCCACTATTTACATTAACTATTCCCCCGATCAAAAAGTGGTGGAATTGAAAGCGATTAAACTTTATATTAACAACTATCGCGATCGCTATATATCCCATGAGGAATGTATTAATCAGATTTTAGATGATTTTGTAGAAGCCTGTGACCCCCTTTATATGTCCGTTAAAGGGGACTTTTACCCCAGAGGTAATGTCCATACAGTCATTGAAGTAGAACACAAAAAAAACCCCCAATAA
- a CDS encoding putative alpha/beta hydrolase superfamily has protein sequence MLSSNINQSAKKLTEQSSIELFNKIKFVNLPSNLSTQEIASSYAMEGESDTPMVLLHGFDSSLLEYRRLFPLLTDKYQVWALDLFGFGFSDRTVEQSFSPESIKTHLHSFWLKMINKPMILVGASMGGATAIDFCLTYPEAVDKLILLDSGGLTKKPIMSKFLFPPLGFLATEFLRNLKVRQSISETAYCDRTYANPDALMCAALHLECENWNKALISFTKSGGYGSFASNLLDIKAQTLIIWGKNDKILGTKPAHKFAQMIPHSKLIWIDNCGHVPHLEKAAITAQHILDFLECS, from the coding sequence ATGCTTTCTTCAAATATTAATCAATCGGCAAAAAAGTTAACTGAACAATCTTCTATCGAGCTTTTTAACAAAATTAAATTTGTTAACTTACCTTCTAATTTATCTACCCAAGAAATTGCCAGTAGTTACGCTATGGAAGGAGAAAGTGATACTCCCATGGTCTTACTTCACGGCTTTGATAGTTCTTTGCTCGAATATCGTCGTCTTTTTCCCCTTTTGACAGACAAATATCAAGTGTGGGCATTAGATTTATTTGGTTTTGGCTTTAGCGATCGCACCGTAGAACAATCTTTTTCCCCTGAAAGCATTAAAACACACCTACACAGTTTTTGGTTAAAAATGATCAACAAACCGATGATTTTGGTGGGGGCTTCCATGGGAGGGGCAACAGCCATTGATTTTTGCCTGACTTACCCTGAGGCGGTGGATAAATTAATTCTCCTTGATAGTGGTGGCTTGACAAAAAAACCGATTATGAGCAAATTTTTGTTTCCTCCCCTTGGTTTTTTGGCTACGGAATTTTTGCGTAATTTGAAAGTTAGACAGAGTATTAGTGAAACAGCCTATTGCGATCGCACCTACGCTAACCCTGATGCCCTCATGTGTGCCGCCCTGCACCTAGAATGTGAAAATTGGAACAAAGCATTAATATCCTTCACCAAAAGCGGTGGATATGGCTCATTTGCCTCTAATCTTCTCGATATAAAAGCGCAAACCCTAATAATTTGGGGAAAAAACGACAAAATTTTGGGAACCAAACCAGCCCATAAATTTGCCCAGATGATCCCCCATAGTAAACTTATCTGGATAGATAACTGTGGTCATGTCCCCCACCTAGAAAAAGCAGCCATCACAGCCCAACATATTTTAGACTTTCTGGAATGCTCCTAA
- the mgsA gene encoding methylglyoxal synthase — MTNSIALIAHDNKKNDLVSFVQQHRDFFSRYHLIATGTTGERIEQETQLQVEKMASGALGGDVQISAKIVEDDIGAVIFLIDPLYAQPHEPDIKALLRICEVYNVPLATNLATAKAIIQSLNKVRVGHLIFNPVAGQGNSEQELDQIKNLLQSEVHLNITFTKADISVTEQTKEIVKKIKEQIEMDDHFIIASGGDGTVSEVAAAMIDTGIPLGIIPRGTANAFCGALGIPSDIVEACNIICRGVSQVVDTALCNDIPMLLLAGVGFEAETVAKADREMKNRLGVMAYIFAGIQQAKEQKLFEAEIEIDGEVNTIEASAITIANAAPPTSVLAQGAGDVDFSDGLLDITIASSQSALQGIGVITSLFTSGLVKNPSNNDNVAHFRAESIKVKTEPEQRVVVDGEIIGSTPIEIRCVPNSLNLLVPIENP, encoded by the coding sequence ATGACCAATAGTATTGCTCTAATAGCCCATGACAACAAAAAAAATGATTTAGTTAGTTTTGTTCAACAACATAGAGATTTTTTTTCTCGCTATCATCTCATTGCCACAGGCACGACAGGAGAAAGAATTGAACAAGAAACTCAGTTACAGGTAGAAAAAATGGCATCAGGGGCGCTCGGCGGAGATGTACAAATTTCTGCAAAAATAGTGGAAGATGACATTGGCGCCGTTATCTTTTTAATTGATCCACTTTATGCCCAACCCCATGAGCCAGATATAAAGGCACTCTTACGAATTTGCGAAGTTTATAATGTTCCCCTTGCCACTAATTTAGCGACAGCTAAAGCCATTATTCAATCTCTTAATAAAGTAAGGGTTGGTCACCTAATTTTTAATCCCGTGGCGGGGCAAGGCAACTCAGAGCAAGAATTGGATCAAATCAAAAATTTATTACAGTCTGAAGTACATCTAAATATTACTTTTACTAAAGCTGATATTAGTGTTACAGAGCAAACCAAAGAAATAGTCAAAAAAATAAAAGAGCAAATTGAAATGGACGATCATTTTATCATTGCTTCTGGGGGTGATGGTACTGTTTCTGAGGTGGCAGCGGCTATGATTGATACGGGAATTCCTTTAGGAATAATCCCTCGGGGTACCGCTAATGCTTTTTGTGGGGCCCTTGGTATTCCTTCGGATATTGTGGAGGCTTGTAATATTATCTGTCGGGGGGTGTCTCAGGTGGTTGATACTGCTTTATGTAATGATATTCCTATGCTGTTGTTGGCAGGGGTTGGTTTTGAAGCGGAAACTGTGGCTAAAGCAGATCGAGAAATGAAAAATCGTTTAGGGGTAATGGCTTATATTTTTGCGGGTATTCAACAGGCAAAAGAGCAAAAGTTATTTGAAGCGGAAATAGAAATTGATGGGGAGGTTAACACCATTGAAGCTAGTGCTATTACCATAGCGAATGCTGCCCCTCCCACTTCGGTGTTGGCACAGGGGGCAGGAGATGTTGATTTTAGTGATGGGTTATTGGATATTACTATTGCTAGTAGTCAAAGTGCTTTACAAGGCATTGGAGTAATCACCAGTTTATTTACTTCTGGGTTGGTAAAAAATCCTAGCAATAATGATAATGTGGCTCATTTTCGAGCGGAAAGTATTAAGGTAAAAACTGAACCAGAGCAAAGGGTGGTGGTTGATGGAGAAATTATTGGTAGTACCCCCATTGAGATAAGGTGTGTTCCCAATAGTTTAAATTTATTGGTACCTATCGAAAATCCGTAG